A genomic window from Xyrauchen texanus isolate HMW12.3.18 chromosome 31, RBS_HiC_50CHRs, whole genome shotgun sequence includes:
- the LOC127624520 gene encoding C-C chemokine receptor type 8-like: protein MYNSTENYTTPEGSTNFTTYSVRMRTFELYAFSINSLVGLPTHSYVIWLIVKGTGTGVASGFFNLNLSVCELGSCLNSLLFVLFEWYPFMIILALGTQGFGITGRPLFQCLMCVERYLAVVHPVTFLKFKPLRYRVICCTAAWIITLGSCLCNLMILFSDNIILHAWFFSLQFILFFSIQLFCLSAVLRALKQSGPGERGRERQEENHMKRRAFHLILITTVNVVIIYVPMTISGFCTIMTNQYITAIWFPALLLFFLAGFVQPVLYLHRAGKLSCLCS from the coding sequence ATGTATAACTCTACAGAGAACTACACAACACCTGAAGGATCCACAAACTTCACAACTTATTCTGTTAGGATGCGTACATTTGAATTGTATGCATTCTCCATCAATTCCCTGGTTGGTCTTCCTACACACTCGTATGTTATATGGCTCATCGTCAAAGGAACAGGGACTGGAGTTGCATCAGGATTCTTCAACCTCAATCTCTCTGTCTGTGAGCTTGGGAGCTGTTTGAATTCTTTGTTATTTGTACTGTTTGAATGGTATCCATTTATGATAATATTAGCACTGGGTACGCAAGGATTTGGCATCACTGGTCGTCCTCTGTTTCAGTGTCTGATGTGTGTTGAGCGTTATCTGGCAGTGGTTCATCCTGTGACATTTCTGAAGTTCAAACCTCTCAGATACAGAGTGATCTGTTGCACTGCAGCATGGATCATTACTCTTGGGTCCTGTTTGTGCAACTTGATGATTTTATTTTCAGACAACATTATTCTACATGCATGGTTCTTCTCGCTGCAGTTCATACTCTTCTTCTCCATTCAGTTGTTTTGCCTTTCGGCTgttctcagagctctgaagcagtcAGGAccgggagagagagggagagagagacaggaggaaAACCACATGAAGAGAAGAGCGTTTCATCTCATTCTAATAACTACTGTGAATGTAGTAATCATATATGTTCCAATGACTATCTCAGGATTCTGCACCATCATGACAAATCAATACATTACAGCTATCTGGTTTCctgctttgcttttgtttttcctGGCTGGTTTTGTACAGCCTGTTCTTTATCTGCACCGTGCTGGAAAACTCTCCTGCCTCTGTTCCTGA
- the LOC127624521 gene encoding chemokine XC receptor 1-like — protein MNNSTMNFTTPEASTNATIHSIMTRPDILVYCINFLFGLPIHSYVIWLIVTGTGSGIASEFFNLNLSVSEIGNCLNCLFFVLSFWFSTFMILTYFSFGIVLTARPLFQCLMCVERYLAVVHPVTFLKFKPLRYKVICSTVAWIICLCSCLVYLLIVVSEGIAHVWFISIQFLLVLSVQLFCLSAVLRALKQSGPGEGGRERTMESQVKRRAFYLILITTVNMVIIYVPNVILGLYSIVIKQYIHAVWYTGWICYALAGYVQPVLYLQRTGKLSCLCSQ, from the coding sequence ATGAATAATTCCACCATGAACTTCACCACACCTGAAGCATCCACAAACGCCACAATTCATTCCATAATGACCAGACCAGACATTTTGGTGTATTGCATCAATTTCCTGTTTGGTCTTCCGATACACTCCTATGTTATTTGGCTCATCGTCACAGGAACAGGAAGTGGAATTGCATCAGAGTTCTTCAACCTCAACCTCTCTGTTTCTGAGATTGGCAACTGTCTGAATTGTTTGTTCTTTGTACTGTCATTTTGGTTTTCAACTTTCATGATATTAACATATTTTTCATTTGGAATTGTCCTCACTGCTCGTCCTCTGTTTCAGTGTCTGATGTGTGTTGAGCGTTATCTGGCAGTGGTTCATCCTGTAACCTTTCTGAAGTTCAAACCTCTCAGATACAAAGTGATCTGTTCCACTGTAGCCTGGATCATTTGTCTTTGCTCCTGTTTGGTCTACTTGCTTATTGTGGTCTCTGAAGGCATTGCACATGTGTGGTTCATATCGATTCAGTTCTTACTGGTCCTCTCCGTTCAGTTGTTTTGCCTTTCAGCCGTTCTCAGAGCTCTGAAACAGTCAGGACcaggagagggagggagagagagaacaatgGAAAGTCAAGTGAAGAGAAGAGCATTTTACCTCATTCTTATAACTACGGTGAACATGGTTATCATATATGTTCCAAATGTTATTTTAGGATTATATTCCATTGTGATCAAGCAATACATTCATGCAGTTTGGTACACTGGTTGGATTTGTTATGCTCTGGCTGGTTATGTTCAGCCTGTTCTTTATCTGCAAAGGACTGGAAAACTCTCCTGCCTCTGTTCTCAATAA